Proteins encoded in a region of the Bacillus methanolicus genome:
- the rpsA gene encoding 30S ribosomal protein S1, giving the protein MSEDMNQVEATNFQVGDKVKGKVLKVEEKHVLVSVENSKLDGIIPISELSSLHVEKAEDVVSEGDELELEVIKVEEEALILSKRKIDAEKAWDDLEKKFESGEIFEAEVKDVVKGGLVVDLGVRGFVPASLVEDHFVEDFSDYKGKTLTFKIVELDKEKNRLILSHRAVIEEEKIRQKQSLLESLQPGQVLEGTIQRITDFGAFVDIGGVDGLVHISQLSHQHVEKPSDVVEEGQKVNVKVLSVDRDKDRISLSIKETLPGPWTNISEKAPKGSILEGTVKRLVSYGAFVEVFSGVEGLVHISQISHKHIGTPHEVLKEGQTVQVKVLDVNEEQQRLSLSIKELQEREQAAPADYELPEESKGFQLGEVIGDKLKNLKN; this is encoded by the coding sequence ATGTCAGAAGATATGAATCAAGTAGAAGCAACAAATTTTCAAGTAGGCGACAAGGTAAAAGGAAAAGTGTTAAAAGTAGAAGAAAAACATGTCCTTGTCAGCGTTGAAAACAGCAAGCTTGACGGCATTATTCCAATCAGTGAGCTTTCAAGCCTTCACGTTGAAAAAGCGGAAGATGTTGTTTCCGAAGGTGATGAACTTGAACTTGAAGTAATAAAAGTTGAAGAAGAAGCATTAATCCTTTCAAAAAGGAAGATTGATGCTGAAAAAGCATGGGACGATCTTGAGAAAAAATTTGAAAGCGGCGAAATTTTCGAAGCAGAAGTGAAGGATGTTGTAAAAGGCGGTCTTGTTGTCGACTTAGGAGTACGCGGATTTGTACCCGCCTCTCTAGTTGAAGACCATTTTGTCGAGGATTTTTCTGATTATAAAGGAAAAACACTTACTTTTAAAATTGTTGAGCTTGATAAAGAAAAAAATCGCTTAATTCTTTCACACCGCGCAGTAATCGAAGAAGAAAAAATCAGACAAAAACAAAGCTTGCTGGAATCTTTGCAGCCTGGCCAAGTATTGGAAGGAACGATTCAAAGGATTACAGATTTTGGAGCATTCGTAGATATCGGCGGTGTAGACGGCCTCGTTCATATTTCTCAATTATCCCATCAGCACGTCGAAAAACCATCTGATGTTGTTGAAGAAGGCCAAAAAGTGAATGTGAAAGTTCTAAGCGTGGATCGCGATAAAGACCGTATATCCCTATCCATCAAAGAAACTCTTCCTGGTCCATGGACAAATATCTCTGAAAAGGCACCTAAAGGAAGTATTCTCGAAGGTACGGTAAAACGCCTTGTTTCTTATGGAGCTTTTGTGGAAGTATTTTCAGGTGTGGAAGGACTTGTTCACATTTCGCAAATTTCGCATAAACATATTGGAACACCACATGAAGTTTTAAAAGAAGGCCAAACGGTACAAGTGAAAGTGCTTGATGTGAATGAAGAGCAGCAACGTCTTTCATTAAGTATCAAAGAACTGCAGGAAAGAGAACAGGCTGCACCGGCTGATTACGAACTTCCTGAAGAATCAAAAGGATTTCAGCTTGGTGAAGTAATCGGTGATAAATTAAAGAATCTCAAAAACTAA
- a CDS encoding lysophospholipid acyltransferase family protein, which translates to MTFYSFAKSVVSGILKPIYRIQVIGVEHFPKDGGVLLCANHIDNLDPPVVGITAPRPVHFMAKAELFSVPVLGRIVQNLNAFPVKRGMSDREALRKGLSILKEGKVLGLFPEGTRSKTGELGQGLAGAGFFALRSEAHVVPCAIIGPYKPFKRLKVVYGKPIDFKHLRENKATAEQATELIMEEIRKLINEHK; encoded by the coding sequence TTGACGTTTTACAGTTTTGCAAAATCGGTTGTATCTGGGATTTTAAAGCCTATCTACCGAATTCAAGTAATCGGGGTAGAACATTTTCCTAAAGACGGAGGAGTTCTTCTTTGCGCCAATCATATTGATAATCTGGATCCTCCTGTTGTAGGAATTACCGCTCCTCGACCGGTGCATTTTATGGCAAAAGCCGAGCTTTTTTCTGTTCCTGTGCTAGGGAGAATCGTTCAAAATTTAAACGCATTTCCTGTCAAAAGGGGAATGAGCGATCGCGAAGCCTTGCGAAAAGGTTTGTCAATCTTAAAAGAAGGAAAAGTTTTAGGGCTTTTTCCAGAGGGAACAAGAAGCAAGACAGGTGAATTAGGCCAAGGCTTGGCAGGGGCAGGTTTCTTTGCTCTCCGGTCGGAGGCCCATGTTGTGCCGTGTGCAATTATCGGTCCATATAAACCTTTTAAGAGATTGAAAGTGGTCTACGGAAAGCCGATTGATTTCAAACATCTGCGTGAAAATAAAGCAACGGCGGAACAAGCAACTGAATTAATTATGGAAGAAATCCGTAAACTGATAAACGAGCATAAGTAA